A window of the Cucurbita pepo subsp. pepo cultivar mu-cu-16 chromosome LG01, ASM280686v2, whole genome shotgun sequence genome harbors these coding sequences:
- the LOC111788206 gene encoding ATP phosphoribosyltransferase 2, chloroplastic-like isoform X1: protein MWTLTANFQHCSSFPIPSISTTSRSSCSRARSKPTLICSSLQTQVETLNGTLDGRLSERTEIRFGLPSKGRMASDTLDLLKDCQLSVKQVNPRQYVAKIPQISGLEVWFQRPKDIVRKLLSGDLDLGIVGLDTVSEYGQGSEDLIIVHEALEYGDCRLSLAIPKYGIFENINSIRDLSRMPHWTEEKPLRVATGFTHLGPKFFRENGLEHVSFSTADGALEAAPAMGIADAILDLVSSGTTLKENNLKEIEGGVVLESQAVLLASRKSLIQRKGALDTTHEILERLEAHLKAVDQFAVTANMRGNSEQEVVERVLSQPSLAGLQGPTISPVFCKRDGKTVADYYAIVICVPKKLLYKSVKQLRAIGGSGVLISPLTYIFDEETPRWNQLLKELGL from the exons ATGTGGACGTTGACAGCGAATTTTCAGCACTGTTCGAGCTTCCCCATTCCTTCCATTTCCACAACCTCGCGTTCTTCGTGTTCTCGCGCTCGTTCCAAGCCGACGCTCATTTGTTCTTCCTTGCAAACTCAGGTTGAGACTCTTAATGGAACCTTGGACGGGAGGCTCTCTGAGAGAACCGAGATTCGATTTGGGTTGCCCAGTAAAGGTCGCATGGCATCCGACACTCTTGATCTTCTCAAG GACTGTCAATTGTCTGTAAAACAAGTCAATCCTCGGCAGTATGTTGCAAAGATTCCGCAG ATATCGGGTTTGGAAGTCTGGTTCCAAAGGCCTAAAGACATCGTTCGGAAATTGTTATCTGGAGATCTAGACCTCGGCATTGTGGGACTCGATACAGTGAGCGAATATGGACAA GGTAGTGAAGATCTTATCATCGTTCATGAGGCCCTTGAATATGGGGATTGCCGATTATCGCTTGCC ATACCCAAATACGGCATTTTCGAGAACATCAATTCGATCCGGGATCTATCTCGGATGCCCCACTGGACCGAGGAGAAGCCTCTTCGAGTTGCTACTGGCTTTACTCAT CTTGGCCCCAAATTTTTCAGAGAAAATGGGTTGGAACACGTGAGTTTTTCAACGGCTGATGGAGCATTAGAAGCTGCCCCTGCG ATGGGGATAGCTGATGCTATTTTGGACCTTGTAAGTAGTGGGACTACTCTGAAAGAAAACAACTTGAAAGAAATTGAAGGTGGAGTGGTTTTGGAAAGCCAG GCTGTTCTTCTTGCCAGCCGAAAGTCCTTGATTCAAAGAAAAGGTGCTCTAGACACAACCCATGAGATTCTTGAAAGACTGGAAGCACATCTTAAGGCTGTCGATCAGTTCGCG GTGACTGCAAATATGAGAGGAAACAGTGAACAAGAAGTTGTGGAGCGCGTTTTAAGTCAACCATCATTGGCCGGGTTGCAG GGCCCTACTATAAGTCCAGTTTTCTGCAAACGTGATGGGAAGACAGTAGCTGATTACTATGCCATTGTCATATGTGTCCCCAAGAAGCTCCTCTACAAGTCAGTTAAGCAACTGAGAGCA ATCGGAGGAAGCGGGGTTCTAATATCTCCGTTAACGTACATTTTCGACGAAGAAACTCCGAGATGGAATCAACTTCTCAAAGAACTCGGGCTATAG
- the LOC111805848 gene encoding ribosome biogenesis protein BOP1 homolog isoform X1: MKLNLDAESSPQATRPKKKHGRKNSQLKPSKSKVEKQNSAELHLEQEAPTTDEASLQQHLDSASLSDSKEDVSDDFKDLKLSKARESGSADEQDHVNTGSPDNLDQENEDDNPIRDQVDEESDSSEDEVAPRNTVGDVPLEWYRDEKHIGYDISGKKILKKEREDKLQSFLASADDSKSWRKLYDEYNDEVIELSKEEVKQLRRLLKGKAPHADFDPYAPYVDWFKWDDGKHPLSNAPEPKRRFIRSKWEAKKVVQLVRAIRNGHIKFDKPKEEQRFYHLWGDDSSSTEKTAHLSYIPAPKPKFPGHDESYNPSLEYIPTQEEINSYQLMYDEDRPKFIPRRFTSMRSVPAYDSALKDAFERCLDLYLCPRVRKKRINIDPESLKPKLPSRKDLRPYPTTCYLEFRGHKDAVMSISTEANGQWIASGSLDGTVRIWEVETGRCLKVWELGEAVKYVAWNPLPELPILAAAVGVDVLLLNTGFGDGEVQAKVKELLHIDALPATDNSDKTPIATWLQDDKVEGIRLRHFKTVSSVEWHRKGDYLSTVMPAGESRGVVIHQLSRKLTQKIPFKLHGLPVSSIFHPTRSIFFVSTKKNVRVYDLLKQKLMKKLETGLREVSSIAVHPAGDNVIVGSREGKVCWFDMDLSSQPYKILSCHPKDVTNVAFHRSYPLFASCSDDCTAYVFHGMVYSDLTQNPLIRPLEILRGHKTTNGRGVMDCKFHPRQPWLFTAGADSVIKLYCH, encoded by the exons ATGAAGTTGAATCTTGACGCCGAGAGCTCGCCGCAGGCAACTAGGCCAAAGAAAAAGCATGGTAGAAAGAATAGCCAACTCAAGCCAAGCAAAAGCAAAGTTGAAAAGCAGAACAGTGCCGAATTACATTTAGAACAAGAAGCTCCAACTACAGATGAGGCTTCATTACAACAACATTTGGATTCTGCTTCGCTCTCCGATTCTAAAGAG GATGTTTCGGATGATTTTAAAGACCTCAAATTATCAAAAGCTCGAGAAAGTGGATCTGCAGATGAG CAGGATCATGTCAATACAGGAAGCCCTGATAATTTAGACCAAGAAAACGAGGATGACAACCCCATACGTGATCAAGTGGATGAGGAAAGTGATTCGTCTGAGGATGAG GTAGCTCCTAGGAACACCGTTGGGGATGTTCCCTTGGAGTGGTATAGAGATGAGAAGCATATTGGATATGACATatctggaaagaaaattttgaagaaagaaagagaagacaaATTACAATCATTTTTAGCAAGTGCTGATGACTCAAAAAGTTG GCGCAAGTTATATGATGAATATAATGATGAGGTAATAGAGTTGTCAAAGGAAGAAGTCAAGCAACTACGGAGACTGCTCAAAGGAAAGGCTCCACATGCTGACTTTGATCCATATGCG CCTTATGTTGATTGGTTTAAATGGGACGATGGAAAGCACCCACTGTCAAATGCACCTGAACCAAAGAGGCGTTTTATCCGTTCAAAATGGGAAGCTAAAAAG GTTGTTCAATTAGTTCGGGCAATTAGAAATGGACATATTAAATTTGACAAGCCCAAAGAAGAGCAGCGTTTCTACCATTTGTGGGGTGATGATTCTAGCTCCACAGAGAAGACCGCACATTTGTCTTACATTCCTGCACCAAAACCAAAGTTTCCAG GTCATGATGAGTCATATAATCCTTCATTGGAATATATCCCCACTCAAGAAGAAATAAACTCATATCAGTTAATGTATGATGAAGATCGACCGAAGTTTATTCCTAGAAG GTTTACATCCATGAGAAGTGTACCTGCCTACGACAGTGCTCTGAAGGATGCATTTGAACGTTGTTTGGATCTATACTTGTGCCCTCGTGTTCGGAAGAAGCGT ATTAATATTGATCCTGAGTCTTTGAAGCCTAAGCTGCCAAGCCGGAAAGATCTTAGACCTTATCCGACTACATGCTATCTTGAATTTAGAGGTCATAAGGATGCTGTCATGTCCATTTCAACTGAAGCCAATGGCCAATGGATTGCTTCAG GTTCATTGGATGGAACTGTTCGGATATGGGAAGTTGAAACAGGCAGATGTCTCAAAGTATGGGAGCTTGGGGAGGCTGTGAAGTATGTAGCCTGGAATCCCTTGCCCGAGCTTCCAATTTTAGCTGCAGCTGT GGGTGTAGATGTACTGCTTTTAAACACTGGTTTTGGGGATGGAGAGGTTCAAGCGAAAGTTAAGGAACTTCTCCACATTGACGCACTTCCTGCAACGGATAATTCTG ATAAGACGCCAATTGCAACCTGGCTTCAAGATGACAAGGTCGAGGGGATTAGATTGAGGCATTTTAAG ACTGTATCTTCAGTTGAATGGCATCGCAAAGGAGATTACCTTTCAACAGTTATGCCAGCTG GTGAATCAAGAGGAGTTGTTATTCACCAGCTCTCTAGAAAGCTTACACAAAAGATTCCATTCAAGTTGCATGGGCTTCCTGTTTCATCCATTTTTCATCCTACTCGATCCATCTTCTTTGTATCAACGAAGAAGAATGTTCGTGTTTATGATCTATTGAAGCAAAAGCTCATGAAAAAGCTGGAAACTGGACTTCGTGAAGTTTCTTCTATTGCTGTGCATCCAGCTG GTGATAATGTTATCGTGGGGAGCAGAGAAGGAAAAGTATGTTGGTTTGATATGGACCTTTCATCACAGCCTTACAAAATTCTCag CTGCCATCCAAAAGATGTCACAAATGTTGCCTTCCATCGATCATATCCATTGTTTGCATCGTGCTCCGATGATTGCACTGCATATGTTTTCCATGGGATGGTTTACTCGGATCTTACACAGAATCCCCTTATTAGACCGTTGGAAATACTAAGAGGACACAAAACCACCAATGGAAGAG GAGTAATGGACTGCAAATTTCACCCAAGGCAGCCATGGTTGTTTACTGCTGGTGCGGATTCAGTGATCAAACTGTACTGCCACTGA
- the LOC111805848 gene encoding ribosome biogenesis protein BOP1 homolog isoform X2, which translates to MKLNLDAESSPQATRPKKKHGRKNSQLKPSKSKVEKQNSAELHLEQEAPTTDEASLQQHLDSASLSDSKEDVSDDFKDLKLSKARESGSADEDHVNTGSPDNLDQENEDDNPIRDQVDEESDSSEDEVAPRNTVGDVPLEWYRDEKHIGYDISGKKILKKEREDKLQSFLASADDSKSWRKLYDEYNDEVIELSKEEVKQLRRLLKGKAPHADFDPYAPYVDWFKWDDGKHPLSNAPEPKRRFIRSKWEAKKVVQLVRAIRNGHIKFDKPKEEQRFYHLWGDDSSSTEKTAHLSYIPAPKPKFPGHDESYNPSLEYIPTQEEINSYQLMYDEDRPKFIPRRFTSMRSVPAYDSALKDAFERCLDLYLCPRVRKKRINIDPESLKPKLPSRKDLRPYPTTCYLEFRGHKDAVMSISTEANGQWIASGSLDGTVRIWEVETGRCLKVWELGEAVKYVAWNPLPELPILAAAVGVDVLLLNTGFGDGEVQAKVKELLHIDALPATDNSDKTPIATWLQDDKVEGIRLRHFKTVSSVEWHRKGDYLSTVMPAGESRGVVIHQLSRKLTQKIPFKLHGLPVSSIFHPTRSIFFVSTKKNVRVYDLLKQKLMKKLETGLREVSSIAVHPAGDNVIVGSREGKVCWFDMDLSSQPYKILSCHPKDVTNVAFHRSYPLFASCSDDCTAYVFHGMVYSDLTQNPLIRPLEILRGHKTTNGRGVMDCKFHPRQPWLFTAGADSVIKLYCH; encoded by the exons ATGAAGTTGAATCTTGACGCCGAGAGCTCGCCGCAGGCAACTAGGCCAAAGAAAAAGCATGGTAGAAAGAATAGCCAACTCAAGCCAAGCAAAAGCAAAGTTGAAAAGCAGAACAGTGCCGAATTACATTTAGAACAAGAAGCTCCAACTACAGATGAGGCTTCATTACAACAACATTTGGATTCTGCTTCGCTCTCCGATTCTAAAGAG GATGTTTCGGATGATTTTAAAGACCTCAAATTATCAAAAGCTCGAGAAAGTGGATCTGCAGATGAG GATCATGTCAATACAGGAAGCCCTGATAATTTAGACCAAGAAAACGAGGATGACAACCCCATACGTGATCAAGTGGATGAGGAAAGTGATTCGTCTGAGGATGAG GTAGCTCCTAGGAACACCGTTGGGGATGTTCCCTTGGAGTGGTATAGAGATGAGAAGCATATTGGATATGACATatctggaaagaaaattttgaagaaagaaagagaagacaaATTACAATCATTTTTAGCAAGTGCTGATGACTCAAAAAGTTG GCGCAAGTTATATGATGAATATAATGATGAGGTAATAGAGTTGTCAAAGGAAGAAGTCAAGCAACTACGGAGACTGCTCAAAGGAAAGGCTCCACATGCTGACTTTGATCCATATGCG CCTTATGTTGATTGGTTTAAATGGGACGATGGAAAGCACCCACTGTCAAATGCACCTGAACCAAAGAGGCGTTTTATCCGTTCAAAATGGGAAGCTAAAAAG GTTGTTCAATTAGTTCGGGCAATTAGAAATGGACATATTAAATTTGACAAGCCCAAAGAAGAGCAGCGTTTCTACCATTTGTGGGGTGATGATTCTAGCTCCACAGAGAAGACCGCACATTTGTCTTACATTCCTGCACCAAAACCAAAGTTTCCAG GTCATGATGAGTCATATAATCCTTCATTGGAATATATCCCCACTCAAGAAGAAATAAACTCATATCAGTTAATGTATGATGAAGATCGACCGAAGTTTATTCCTAGAAG GTTTACATCCATGAGAAGTGTACCTGCCTACGACAGTGCTCTGAAGGATGCATTTGAACGTTGTTTGGATCTATACTTGTGCCCTCGTGTTCGGAAGAAGCGT ATTAATATTGATCCTGAGTCTTTGAAGCCTAAGCTGCCAAGCCGGAAAGATCTTAGACCTTATCCGACTACATGCTATCTTGAATTTAGAGGTCATAAGGATGCTGTCATGTCCATTTCAACTGAAGCCAATGGCCAATGGATTGCTTCAG GTTCATTGGATGGAACTGTTCGGATATGGGAAGTTGAAACAGGCAGATGTCTCAAAGTATGGGAGCTTGGGGAGGCTGTGAAGTATGTAGCCTGGAATCCCTTGCCCGAGCTTCCAATTTTAGCTGCAGCTGT GGGTGTAGATGTACTGCTTTTAAACACTGGTTTTGGGGATGGAGAGGTTCAAGCGAAAGTTAAGGAACTTCTCCACATTGACGCACTTCCTGCAACGGATAATTCTG ATAAGACGCCAATTGCAACCTGGCTTCAAGATGACAAGGTCGAGGGGATTAGATTGAGGCATTTTAAG ACTGTATCTTCAGTTGAATGGCATCGCAAAGGAGATTACCTTTCAACAGTTATGCCAGCTG GTGAATCAAGAGGAGTTGTTATTCACCAGCTCTCTAGAAAGCTTACACAAAAGATTCCATTCAAGTTGCATGGGCTTCCTGTTTCATCCATTTTTCATCCTACTCGATCCATCTTCTTTGTATCAACGAAGAAGAATGTTCGTGTTTATGATCTATTGAAGCAAAAGCTCATGAAAAAGCTGGAAACTGGACTTCGTGAAGTTTCTTCTATTGCTGTGCATCCAGCTG GTGATAATGTTATCGTGGGGAGCAGAGAAGGAAAAGTATGTTGGTTTGATATGGACCTTTCATCACAGCCTTACAAAATTCTCag CTGCCATCCAAAAGATGTCACAAATGTTGCCTTCCATCGATCATATCCATTGTTTGCATCGTGCTCCGATGATTGCACTGCATATGTTTTCCATGGGATGGTTTACTCGGATCTTACACAGAATCCCCTTATTAGACCGTTGGAAATACTAAGAGGACACAAAACCACCAATGGAAGAG GAGTAATGGACTGCAAATTTCACCCAAGGCAGCCATGGTTGTTTACTGCTGGTGCGGATTCAGTGATCAAACTGTACTGCCACTGA
- the LOC111781276 gene encoding nifU-like protein 2, chloroplastic: MHPMVLNSSPYHRAPQTLQSPPSSSSSSSSSSSRAFEISSFFVRHVSPSRQRTPLCQRSCRSLRINSRTPVIRAVATSNSALELPLTAENVESVLDEVRPYLIADGGNVALHEIDGNVVRLKLQGACGSCPSSVTTMKMGIERRLMEKIPEIVAVEPIADEETGLELNEDNIEKVLEEIRPYLVGAAGGSLELVGIEEPIVKVRITGPAAGVMTVRVAVTQKLREKIPSIAAVQLLS, from the exons ATGCATCCCATGGTGTTGAATTCCTCCCCTTACCACAGAGCCCCGCAAACCCTTCaatctcctccttcttcttcttcttcttcttcttcttcttcttctcgcGCCTTCGAG ATCTCCTCCTTCTTCGTCCGCCATGTTTCGCCTTCAAGACAGCGCACTCCTCTTTGCCAGAGATCATGTCGTTCCCTTCGAATTAACTCACGCACGCCAG TTATTAGAGCCGTCGCAACTTCCAATTCGGCACTGGAATTGCCGCTGACTGCAGAAAATGTTGAAAGTGTGCTGGATGAGGTTCGACCATATCTTATTGCGGATGGTGGTAATGTGGCATTACATGAAATAGACGGAAATGTTGTACGGTTGAAGCTACAAGGAGCATGTGGCTCATGTCCGAGTTCTGTTACGACTATGAAGATGGGAATTGAACGGCGTTTGATGGAGAAGATCCCTGAAATAGTTGCTGTGGAACCAATAGCAGATGAGGAAACTGGATTGGAGCTCAACGAGGACAATATAGAGAAG GTACTCGAAGAGATAAGACCTTATCTTGTCGGGGCAGCGGGAGGATCTCTCGAACTCGTGGGTATCGAGGAGCCAATAGTTAAAGTTCGGATCACAGGGCCAGCAGCTGGGGTCATGACAGTGCGTGTGGCTGTTACACAAAAATTGCGAGAGAAGATACCATCCATAGCCGCAGTTCAACTTTTGTCATAA
- the LOC111803892 gene encoding WEB family protein At3g51220 produces MEDPEMPNQSSASIVDTSRPFRSVKEAVAVFGERLLVGEAYSSSPKPCANAPLAETGTWDSLLSSTTTLKEEKEHEVLDTLKKLEAELEETKEELRLLKEREEDTEVALASLNAELHKNMSKLAEAEAEAAAAAKAVATRRITMGCESGRIEEEMKRTEALTQILRFGGKKEKKKVKKKPIIPLVGDLLMRLRRKGSLSSSFKSFN; encoded by the coding sequence ATGGAAGACCCTGAAATGCCTAATCAAAGCTCTGCCTCCATTGTTGACACCTCCCGCCCCTTCCGCTCCGTCAAAGAAGCCGTTGCAGTGTTCGGCGAACGTCTTCTAGTCGGAGAAGCTTACTCGTCGTCGCCAAAGCCATGTGCCAATGCCCCATTGGCTGAAACAGGCACATGGGATTCTTTGCTAAGCTCTACAACTACACtaaaggaagagaaagaacaTGAAGTGTTGGATACACTGAAGAAACTTGAGGCAGAGTTGGAGGAGACTAAGGAAGAGTTGAGGTTGTTGaaggaaagggaagaagatACAGAAGTGGCATTGGCTTCACTGAATGCAGAGCTGCATAAGAACATGTCGAAGTTGGCTgaggcggaggcggaggcggcggcggcagcgAAAGCTGTGGCGACGAGAAGAATCACAATGGGATGTGAGAGTGGAAGgatagaagaagaaatgaagagaaCAGAGGCATTGACTCAGATATTGAGATTTGGAgggaaaaaggagaagaaaaaggtaaagaaaaaGCCAATAATTCCACTGGTTGGAGATTTGTTGATGAGATTAAGGAGAAAAGGGAGTCTCAGTTCTTCATTCAAATCCTTCAATTAA
- the LOC111803901 gene encoding embryogenesis-associated protein EMB8-like — MDSSGSGSGTDTSNPLSPYQLLFTALSLIPLSHLLAALLLIFLVFLYNFFEIHFLHDFIRAFRGDRVCITASDPDFYQSVVSKCRILHGRYSPTPWLCSPHLQTIFLSIFGSSPPVSYKRQLFRVPDGGTIALDWLRSSDVKYAGFGVNVNTPDNEKTPTVIVIPGLTSDSSAAYIKHLAFRISKRGWNVVVSNHRGLGGISLTSERVYSAAWTEDIRRVVGHIHSQHPEAPLFVVGTSIGANVLVKYLGEDGANVPISGAAAICSPWDLLICDRFINRRLVQSVYNKALANGLQSFALLHRSNLSQLTEWESIKKSRSIRDFDNHATRILGNFETVDAYYRHATSSAYVGNVAVPLLCISALDDPVCTKEAIPWDECRANRNVVLATTPHGGHLGFYEGITANSLWWARAVDEFLGVLHSSSYIGVIKQMRKTTAPAPTPSFSIDQGPYVSILEDGMVTAVGDEQTDDTMQDLSNQETANVSTSAEVILDKEEADHVRKKNDQPERNEEKDPNPTQATTPARKCTDCLARRSGRSFWLLAYIAIITTWPMVRPALSLLFKKYKYLMPGGSRKR; from the exons ATGGATTCCTCCGGCTCCGGCTCCGGCACCGACACCTCCAATCCACTTTCGCCCTATCAACTTCTCTTCAcagctctctctctcattcccctctctcaCCTTCTCGCTGCGCTCCTCCTCATCTTCCTCGTCTTCCTCTACAATTTCTTCGagattcattttcttcacgACTTCATCCGCGCCTTCCGAGGCGACCGCGTTTGCATCACTGCATCTGACCCCGACTTCTATCAATCCGTTGTTTCCAAGTGCCGGATTCTTCATGGCAG GTACTCCCCAACTCCATGGCTTTGCAGTCCTCATTTGCAGACTATTTTCCTCAGCATTTTTGGGAGTTCTCCTCCTGTCTCCTATAAAAG ACAGTTATTTCGTGTACCTGATGGTGGAACAATTGCTTTGGATTGGCTAAGGAGTTCTGATG TTAAATATGCTGGCTTTGGCGTGAATGTTAACACTCCTGACAATGAGAAAACACCAACTGTTATAGTTATTCCCGGATTAACCAGTGATTCATCTGCAGCT TACATCAAGCATTTGGCATTCAGGATATCCAAACGTGGATGGAATGTCGTTGTGAGCAATCATCGTGGTCTTGGCGGCATATCACTAACT TCCGAACGTGTCTATAGTGCTGCATGGACAGAGGATATAAGGAGAGTGGTTGGCCATATTCATAGTCAACATCCAGAAGCTCCTCTGTTTGTTGTTGGAACTAGTATTGGCGCAAACGTTCTG GTAAAATACCTTGGAGAGGATGGTGCCAATGTCCCTATTTCCGGTGCTGCAGCTATTTGCTCGCCGTGGGATCTATTG ATATGTGACAGGTTTATTAATCGCAGGCTTGTTCAGAGTGTTTATAATAAAGCTTTGGCTAATGGCTTACAAAGTTTTGCGTTATT GCATAGATCCAACTTATCTCAACTTACGGAGTGGGAATCCATTAAAAAG TCACGTTCAATTCGTGATTTTGACAACCATGCCACACGCATCCTTGGAAATTTTGAG ACCGTGGATGCATATTACAGGCACGCCACTAGTTCTGCCTATGTGGGAAATGTAGCAGTGCCACTTCTATGTATTAGTGCTTTGGATGATCCGGTTTGCACAAAAGAAGCCATTCCATGGGACGAGTGTAG GGCAAATAGGAATGTCGTTCTAGCAACGACTCCGCATGGAGGACATCTAGGTTTCTATGAAGGGATAACTGCCAACAGCTTGTG GTGGGCAAGGGCTGTCGATGAATTCCTTGGCGTCCTACATTCCAGCTCGTACATTGGTGTAATAAAGCAG ATGCGAAAGACAACAGCTCCTGCTCCTACTCCGAGCTTTTCCATCGATCAAGGTCCTTACGTGAGCATTTTGGAAGATGGAATGGTGACTGCTGTAGGTGATGAGCAAACAGATGATACTATGCAAGACTTATCGAACCAGGAAACGGCCAACGTTAGTACGAGCGCCGAAGTCATTTTGGACAAAGAAGAGGCTGACCATGTTAGGAAGAAGAATGACCAACCAGAGCGCAATGAAGAAAAGGATCCAAACCCAACACAGGCCACAACTCCTGCAAGGAAATGCACAGATTGTCTTGCACGCCGGAGTGGGAGATCATTCTGGCTGCTCGCTTACATTGCCATTATCACAACATGGCCAATGGTGCGCCCAGCTCTCTCATTACTctttaagaaatataaatatctcATGCCTGGAGGTTCACGTAAAAGATAG